The window GGCTTCCAGCACCGTCCGGGTGACCCCCGCGGTGTGCACCGCGGCGTAGTCCAGCACCAGGACGGCGTCGTCGTACTCCTTGCCCACCGGCGGGACGGGGCCCCGGTGGCGGTGCCGCAGGTTGCCGCGCAGGCTCTCCCGGCCCCACTCGACCGTCGAGTGGGCCTGTTCCACCAGCCGGCGCAGCCGCAGGGCCCGTTCGTGCCAGACGCCGGCCTCCTCGGTGTCCCAGCGGTCCTCCGCCAGCCCGTCCGCCACCGCCCGCAGGATGTCGTGGGCCTCCTCGGTCGCGTCCTGGAGCACGGCCTCGCTGTCCCGCAGGTACAGCGGCGGCCGGATCAGCGCGTTGACGGCGATGCCCACCACCGCCCCGAACAGGGCCTCGCCGAGCCGGGCCGCGGAGGTGGTGACCGTGACGGCGCCGTTGGTCAGGACGAACAGAGCGCCGGTGGCCGCGTAGATGCCCTGGCTGCCCAGCCGTCCCCATTGGCCCAGCAACAGGGCCAGGGGCAGCACCACGGCCATCGCGACGACCGTGTCGTGCACCAGCAGCCCGATCGCGGTGGCCACGACCGTGCCCGCCGCGATCGCCGCCAGCTGCTGGAGTCCGTGCGCGATCGACCGGTACACCGTCGACTCCACCAGGACGACCGCCACCCACGGCGCGACGAACGCCACCGGGGCGTGCAGCCACCAGCCCGACACCGCCCAGGCCAGCCAGGCGGCCAGCGCCGCCTTCGCCGCCTGGACGACCAGATCCCGCTCCCGGCCCGGGCCCGCCCAGGCCCGGCGCACACCCTGCGCCGCGGCCGTCACATCACGCCACAGCGCCTGTCCGTTCACTCGTATCCCACGCACACCGCCCCGGGTGCCACCCAGCGCACCCTCCATGCAGAGTTCCTGCACAGAAGGGGTGCGGCTGCGGCACCTCACCGTCACGGAGGCGCCGGGCGCAGGGCGCTCAGCACCGCCCAGACCACGGAGACGAACGGGACGGCCACCACGGCGCCGATGACGCCGGCGAGGACGCTGCCCCCGATCACCGACACCGCGACGACCAGCGGGTGCAGCCGCACGGCCCAGCTCAGCACCAGCGGATGCAGCACATGTCCTTCGAGCTGGCCGATCACGACGATGAGCACCAGCACGGCCAGGGCCGTGAGCGGCCCCCGCCCCGCCAGCGCGACGATCGTGGCGACCCCGAGCGCCACCGGCGAACCCACGAGCGGGACGAAAGCGGCGAAGAACTCCAGCAGGGCCAGCGGCAGCGCGAGCGGTACCCGGAGCACGAGCAGGGCCACACCCACCAGCACGGCGTTGGTGGCGGCGACGATGATGATGCCGCGCGTGTACCCGGCGAAGGTCCGCCAGGCCGCCCTGCCGGCCCGGTCCCAGCGAGCTCGGGCTCCGCTCGGCAGCAAGTGGTCGCGCGCCCAGGCCCACAGCCGCTCGCCGGAATGGAGGAAGAAGACCGAGGCGAACAGCGCGAGCACCGCCCCCGTGGCCACCTCGACCACCCGGCCGAGACCGCTGACGGCGTTGCTG of the Streptomyces sp. 1222.5 genome contains:
- a CDS encoding aromatic acid exporter family protein, producing the protein MEGALGGTRGGVRGIRVNGQALWRDVTAAAQGVRRAWAGPGRERDLVVQAAKAALAAWLAWAVSGWWLHAPVAFVAPWVAVVLVESTVYRSIAHGLQQLAAIAAGTVVATAIGLLVHDTVVAMAVVLPLALLLGQWGRLGSQGIYAATGALFVLTNGAVTVTTSAARLGEALFGAVVGIAVNALIRPPLYLRDSEAVLQDATEEAHDILRAVADGLAEDRWDTEEAGVWHERALRLRRLVEQAHSTVEWGRESLRGNLRHRHRGPVPPVGKEYDDAVLVLDYAAVHTAGVTRTVLEAAAEDRPARRPHPDLARHYAEFLYRSARALRAYGQSRFDHKREDELRDAVADLRGTLHDLRRDLARSATGDPDELATYGALLAQAHRLADQLIASGT
- a CDS encoding AI-2E family transporter produces the protein MGDARRRAAGPGGGRPAVGPVLGSRPGHSVRLPVPHRTEPPVQRAERTVPWLRIAAAYSWRLILVGIVVYGVFSILGRFQLIAVALFLALVVTSVLRPPTDLINRVLPRSLSVAVALVGSLMVLFALLALVGNAVAGESSRLAGDFRGGVHRIEQWLQGPPFRLGPGKLSDLQQQLTHYVSAHRSDLLSNAVSGLGRVVEVATGAVLALFASVFFLHSGERLWAWARDHLLPSGARARWDRAGRAAWRTFAGYTRGIIIVAATNAVLVGVALLVLRVPLALPLALLEFFAAFVPLVGSPVALGVATIVALAGRGPLTALAVLVLIVVIGQLEGHVLHPLVLSWAVRLHPLVVAVSVIGGSVLAGVIGAVVAVPFVSVVWAVLSALRPAPP